The Haloplanus sp. GDY1 genomic sequence GTGGTGCCCGAGCGCCTCCTCGCTTTCTTCGCCTCCAACCGCGACGCCCTGCTCGCGGCGGCCCGCGTCCACGACGCCGCGGGGATGGCCCCGCCCTGTGACCTCGACGCGCTCCGGGACGCCCTCTCGCGACTCGACGACGACGGCACGCCCGTCGGCGACGACGAACTCGACCGCCTCACCGACGCCGTCGACGACCTGGACGCCGCGGTGGGCACCGCCGAGTCCGTCGCCAACGACCACCTCCGGACCGCCATCCGCGAGCGCGACGTGACCATCGAGGGGACGGACTTCCTCTCGCTGGTCGAGCAGGGCGCCCGCGTCGACGCCCTGCTCTCCCGGGAACTCGCCGACGAGTTCGACCGCGCGGTCGAGAAGGCCCGCGATCACCTGATCGACAGCCTCGACCTGGCCGACGAGGCGGACCTGGCCGAACGGGTCTTCGGCGGCGAGCCCACCTTCCCCCTCGAACACGACGAGGAGGCCGTCTCGCGGCTCCGCACCGAACTCACGGCGGCCCGTGACCGCCGGGCCGCGCGGCTGAAGGCCGACCTGGCCGAGGACCTGGGCGCGCTCCGCGACCCCGCCGAGGACCTGGTCCGCGCCGCGCTGGAGCGCGACGTGGAACTGGCGATCGCCCGCTTCGCCGCCGACTTCGAGTGTACGCTCCCCCGCATCGACGACGAGGTGTCGGGCGTCGCCGTCGAGGGCGGCCGGTCGCCGCTGCTGGACGTGGCCTTCGAGGACGTCGAGCCCGTCGATTACGCCGTCTCGGGCGTGACGCTCCTCTCCGGGGTCAACAGCGGGGGGAAGACCTCGACGCTCGACCTGCTGGCGCTGGTGACGATTCTCGCACACATGGGGCTGCCGGTGCCGGCCGAGTCGGCCGAAATCGAGCGCGTCTCCGAACTCCACTACTACGCCAAGAGTCAGGGCACCCTCGACGCCGGCGCGTTCGAGGCGACGCTCCGCGATTTCGCCGACCTGGCGACCGGAACGGACTCGCGGCTCGTCCTCGTCGACGAACTGGAGAGCATCACCGAACCCGGTGCGAGCGCGAAGATCATCGCCGGCATCCTCGAATCCCTGGACCGGGGCGACGTGACGGCCGTCTTCGTCTCCCACCTCGCGGGCGAGATCCGCGACGCCGCGGGGATCGACGTGGCCGTCGACGGCATCGAGGCCGTCGGACTGGTCGACGGCGAACTCCGGGTGAACCGCTCGCCCGTGACCGACCACCTCGCGCGGTCGACGCCCGAACTCATCGTCGAGAAACTGGCGACCGACGAGGGGGAGGACGCCGAGTTCTACAGCCGGCTTTTGGAGAAATTCTGACACGACGGCGGACGCGCGTCCGACGGCCGCAGGACGCCGTCTGACGGCCTCGCGGCAACTGTTAAGTGGGCCGACGAGCGAGGTGAAACTGATGACAGACGACCCCGACGAGGGGATGCTGTCGTGGGACGAGTCCGTGTTTCGGGACGAACACGTCTTCGAAATCGACTACGTGCCCGAGACGTTCGACCACCGCGAGACGCAACTGGAGAACCTGAAGTACGCCCTGCGTCCCGCGGTGCGTGGCTCCCGCCCGCTCAACACGATGGTCCGGGGGCCGCCGGGGACCGGCAAGACAACCGCCGTTTTGAAGCTGTTCGGCGAACTCTCCGGCCAGCCGGGGGTGCGGACCGTCCGGGTGAACTGCCAGCTCGACTCGACGCGCTACGCCGTCTTCTCCCGCGTGTTCGAGCACGTCTTCGACTACGAACCCCCCTCGTCGGGCATCTCGTTCAAGAAGCTGTTCGGGCAGATCACCGACCGCCTCGTCGACGACGACGAGGTGCTGGTCGTCGCGCTGGACGACGTGAACTACCTGTTCTACGAGAACGAGGCCTCCGATACCCTCTACTCGCTGCTTCGCGCCCACGAGGGATCGGCCGGGACGCGCATCGGCGTCATCGTCGTCTCCTCCGATCTGGGGCTGGACATCATGGAGGAACTCGACGGGCGCGTCCAGAGCGTCTTCCGGCCCGAGGAGGTGTACTTCCCCGTCTACGACGCCGACGAGATCGTCGACATCCTCGGCGAACGGGTCGACCGCGGCTTCCACGACGGCGTGGTCGGGACGCAGGAACTCGACCGCGTGGCCGAACTCACCGCCGAGAGCGGCGACCTCCGGGTCGGCATCGACCTGCTGCGTCGCGCCGGCCTCAACGCCGAGATGCGCGCCAGCAAGACGGTCAGCGTCGAGGACGTCGAGGAGGCCTACGACAAGTCGAAGTACGTCCACCTCTCCCGGTGTCTGCGCGAACTCACGGAGTCCGAACGGGCGCTGGTCGAGACCATCGCCGAACACGACGGCCAGCAGGCCGGCACGGTGTACGAGGCGTTCCACGAGTCGACGGGGCTCGGCTACACCAGATACTCCGAAATCGTCAACAAACTCGACCAGTTGGGCGTCATCGAGGCCGACTACGCCGACGTCGAGGGCCGGGGACGCTCCCGGTCGCTCACCCTCTCCTACGACGCCGAGGCGGTTCTCGACCGGCTGTGACCCGGCGTCGCGATCGCCGGAACACATTTACCCGCTCGATCCCGCTTGCGAAGCGAGCATGGGTTGGGATGGGTTCACACGGCGCACGTACCTCGCCGCCGTCGCGGGGGGACTGACCGCCGGCTGTGGGGGGCGTGCGGACGAGGCGCCGACGCCGTCGGCGACCGCCACGGCCGAACCGATCAAGACGGAGTCGCCGGAGCCGACCGCGGAGGCGGCGGCCTCGCTCGGCGCGGCGTTCGAGCGGGGGTCGGGGACCTGTGCGCTGGACGCGGCGGCCATCCCCGACGGCACGTGGCCGATGACCCACCACGACCCCGCCGGGACGAACGCCGCGCCCGCGGTCAACGGCCCCACCGAATTCCCGCTCAACGAGCGCTGGACCATGTCGGCGCTCGAAGCGCAGGTCACCTTCCCCGTGGCCGACGACCGGTTCGTCTACCTCGTGGCGGCCGACCCCGACACCGACCCGAGCGTCCCGGTTTCGGCCGTGCTGTGTCACGACCCCCGACGCAACGGCGAGATCCAGTGGCGCCGTCGGGTCGACGCCGTGCCCATCGGCCCGCCGGTCACCGCCGACGGGACGGTGTACGTCGCCTTCGGCACCCCGGAGAGCGCGCGCGTCCAGGCCATCGACCGCGCCGACGGGTCGCTCCGGAACGTCTACGACCTCCCCGGCCGGTTCGTGGGCGGCCTGGCGACCGCCGGCACGAGCCTGGTGATGCCGACGGAGGACGCCTACCGCGTCGTCGACGCCCGCACGGGCGAGCACTGCTGGTCCTTCGCACCGAACGCCCTGCGGGGGAGCGAGCGCCGGGACCGGAAGATCCGCGCGGCCGCCGTCGCCGACGGCGCCGCGTTCGTCGGCACCGGCTATCCGGACGGCCAGCCGACGACCGGGGTGGGTCACCTGTACGCGGTCGATCCCTCCATCCCCGGGATGCGGTGGCACGCGCCCGTGGACGGCCCGGTCGGCCGCGTCGCGGCCGCCGAGGGCGCCGTCGTCGCCACGACCGGCAACGGCGTCGTCGGCTTCGATCCCCGGGCGGGCGAGCGGCTGTGGGCCGCCACCGCCGAGTCGTCCGTCCGCCCGGCCACGCTCGCGGTGGCGGACGGCGTCGCCGTCTACGGCACCCGGCGGACGCTCCACGGCCTCGACGTCGCGACGGGGGCCGAGCGCTGGTCGCTCCCCTTCGGCGTGCGCGGCGACGTGATCGTCGTCGGCGACGTCCTCTACGCGGTCGGGCGGACGGACCCGACGAGCCAGCGCATCCTCCTCGCCGCCGTCGACGCGGGGACGGGCACCCCGCGCTGGCAACAGGAGATATACGACCCCATCGTCGACGTGATGGCGGCCGGCGGCTACCTCTACAGCATCACCTCCGACGGCCGCCTGTTCGCGTTCAGCAGCGTCTAACTCGGTGGCTCCGATCGGCCCACCGACCCGGCCTCGGCCCGCTCGCCGCCCGCCAGCCGCCGTCCCGCCTCGACGATCAGCAGGTCGAGGACGGCGAAGCCCGCGCCGGCGAGCGCGCCGACCAGCGCCGAGACGGGCATCCCGCCCACCGCCAGCGCGGCGACGAGGAGGGGTTCGCGGACGATCACCCCGACGGCGACCAGCAGGACGAGCAGGAAGCCGACGCCGGTGATCGCTCCCCACGTCGCGCCGGGGACGACCGTTCCCCGGAGCCCCCGGAGATCCGTCGCGGCCAGCCACCGGCGGTTCGTCCACCACGTCAACACCCAGAGCGCGAGATAGAGCCCGAGGCCGGTCACGGTGCGGACGCCCTGGAGGAGCGATCCGAGCGCGTCGACGGCGTAGAGCAGGAGGACGGGACCGACCACCAGCGTCGCGGCGTGAAACGAGGCCAGCGTCCACGCGAGGAGGGGGTCGGCCCCCGACGCCCGCCCCTCGTCGGCCGCTCCCTCGGTCGCCCCGTCGTCGGGCCCCTCGACGCTTCCGGCCTCGCCGTCGGCCGCTTCGCCGCCCGCCTCAGCCATGCGCCAGCACCTCCGCGAGACCGACGACGGCGACGAGGGCGACGGCCGTGAGGGCGTAGGCGCGTTCGAGCGGCGCCGCGGCGGCGTCCCGGTCGCGGGCGGCCACCACCGTCGCCGTCCGGACCGCCGACCCGACGAGGACGGCGAGGACGAGGCCGAGTTTGGCGACCAGCGCCGCCCCCCACGGGCCGCGGGGGATGGCGGGCGCGAGGGCGCCGAGGTTGCCGACGCCGGTCATGGCGAGGACGCCGAGCGCGCCCCAGAACGCGCCCTCGTAGCGCCCCGCGACGACGAGGGCCGTCGTCGCGTCGGCGGTTCGGCTCACCCACCACGCGAGCGCGGTGCCGCCGAGGGCGACGGCCATCGCCAGGAGGTGGAGCCAGCGGACCAGCAGGTGTGAGAGGGGGACCATACCGGCCCCCGACGGCCCGGGGCCACCTATACGTTCGGCCGGCGTCTCACGGCCCGGACCACGGCGCTTTTGACCGCTGCCCCCGCAGCGGTGGGCATG encodes the following:
- a CDS encoding PQQ-binding-like beta-propeller repeat protein, with translation MGWDGFTRRTYLAAVAGGLTAGCGGRADEAPTPSATATAEPIKTESPEPTAEAAASLGAAFERGSGTCALDAAAIPDGTWPMTHHDPAGTNAAPAVNGPTEFPLNERWTMSALEAQVTFPVADDRFVYLVAADPDTDPSVPVSAVLCHDPRRNGEIQWRRRVDAVPIGPPVTADGTVYVAFGTPESARVQAIDRADGSLRNVYDLPGRFVGGLATAGTSLVMPTEDAYRVVDARTGEHCWSFAPNALRGSERRDRKIRAAAVADGAAFVGTGYPDGQPTTGVGHLYAVDPSIPGMRWHAPVDGPVGRVAAAEGAVVATTGNGVVGFDPRAGERLWAATAESSVRPATLAVADGVAVYGTRRTLHGLDVATGAERWSLPFGVRGDVIVVGDVLYAVGRTDPTSQRILLAAVDAGTGTPRWQQEIYDPIVDVMAAGGYLYSITSDGRLFAFSSV
- a CDS encoding ORC1-type DNA replication protein, whose translation is MTDDPDEGMLSWDESVFRDEHVFEIDYVPETFDHRETQLENLKYALRPAVRGSRPLNTMVRGPPGTGKTTAVLKLFGELSGQPGVRTVRVNCQLDSTRYAVFSRVFEHVFDYEPPSSGISFKKLFGQITDRLVDDDEVLVVALDDVNYLFYENEASDTLYSLLRAHEGSAGTRIGVIVVSSDLGLDIMEELDGRVQSVFRPEEVYFPVYDADEIVDILGERVDRGFHDGVVGTQELDRVAELTAESGDLRVGIDLLRRAGLNAEMRASKTVSVEDVEEAYDKSKYVHLSRCLRELTESERALVETIAEHDGQQAGTVYEAFHESTGLGYTRYSEIVNKLDQLGVIEADYADVEGRGRSRSLTLSYDAEAVLDRL
- a CDS encoding MutS-related protein yields the protein MELTAIPGVGEKTAAALADLDDPERALREGDVAALAGAPGISPGRAAAIARAAVRHEHGADGEFLATDRARDVHERLLDLLRERTVTDYAASRVATFVPTGAQSRIEEVRDLVDRATAREVDPETLDALADVEPLTDPPPTRVRDRCLATADAERYAAAEEAVPELSVEVVDDARDLAELARSYATVIALDESFAGVDVTGDVRVRPDALANPTEVVPERLLAFFASNRDALLAAARVHDAAGMAPPCDLDALRDALSRLDDDGTPVGDDELDRLTDAVDDLDAAVGTAESVANDHLRTAIRERDVTIEGTDFLSLVEQGARVDALLSRELADEFDRAVEKARDHLIDSLDLADEADLAERVFGGEPTFPLEHDEEAVSRLRTELTAARDRRAARLKADLAEDLGALRDPAEDLVRAALERDVELAIARFAADFECTLPRIDDEVSGVAVEGGRSPLLDVAFEDVEPVDYAVSGVTLLSGVNSGGKTSTLDLLALVTILAHMGLPVPAESAEIERVSELHYYAKSQGTLDAGAFEATLRDFADLATGTDSRLVLVDELESITEPGASAKIIAGILESLDRGDVTAVFVSHLAGEIRDAAGIDVAVDGIEAVGLVDGELRVNRSPVTDHLARSTPELIVEKLATDEGEDAEFYSRLLEKF
- a CDS encoding CopD family protein, with translation MVPLSHLLVRWLHLLAMAVALGGTALAWWVSRTADATTALVVAGRYEGAFWGALGVLAMTGVGNLGALAPAIPRGPWGAALVAKLGLVLAVLVGSAVRTATVVAARDRDAAAAPLERAYALTAVALVAVVGLAEVLAHG